In one window of Hyla sarda isolate aHylSar1 chromosome 1, aHylSar1.hap1, whole genome shotgun sequence DNA:
- the LOC130309750 gene encoding oocyte zinc finger protein XlCOF22-like has protein sequence KPYSCPECGKCFTEKSNLVQHRRTHTGEKPFSCLECGKCFTQKSHLVQHKRVHTGEKPFACAVCGKCFTDKSHLVKHQRIHTGEKPFSCGECGKCFNDKSHLVHHQRIHTGEKPFSCSECGKCFTEKSTLVQHGRTHTGEKPFSCLECGKCFAQKSNLAQHKRTHTGEKPFVCSECGKCFRNKSLLVQHQKIHTGGMQFPYLESAEYFTEKSHLVQHQRTHTGETPFSCSECGHFFTKKSSLVQHRRTHTGEKPFWCSECGKCFAQQSSLVKHKRTHTGEKPFSCAECGKRFTQQSDLVKHKRTHTGEKPFSCSECGKCFAGKTTLLKHLRIHTGEKSIQSSK, from the coding sequence aagccatattcatgtccagaatgtgggaaatgttttactgagaaatcaaatcttgttcaacatcgaagaactcacacaggagagaaaccattttcatgtttagagtgtgggaaatgttttactcagaaatcgcATCTCGTTCAACATAAAAGAGTTCACACGGGAGAGAAACCCTTTGCATGTGCagtgtgtgggaaatgttttactgacaaatcacATCTTGtaaaacatcaaagaattcacacaggggagaagccattttcatgtggagagtgtgggaaatgttttaatgaCAAATCGCATCTTGTTcatcatcaaagaattcacacaggagagaagccattttcatgttcagaatgtggaaaatgttttactgagaaatcaactCTTGTTCAACAtggaagaactcacacaggagaaaagccattttcatgcttagaatgtgggaaatgttttgctcaaaAATCAAATCTTGCTCAACataagagaactcacacaggagagaagccatttgtgtgttcagagtgtgggaaatgttttcgtAACAAATCActacttgttcaacatcaaaaaattcacacaggggGGATGcaatttccatacttagaaagtGCAGAatattttactgagaaatcacatcttgttcaacatcaaagaactcacacaggggaaacgCCATTTTCGTGCTCAGAATGTGGACATTTTTTTACAAAGAAATCATCTCTCGTTCAACAtcgaagaactcacacaggagagaagccgttttggtgttcagaatgtgggaaatgttttgctcagcaatcaagtcttgttaaGCATAAAAGAacccacacaggggagaagccattttcatgtgcagagtgtggaaaacgttttactcagcaatcagaTCTTGTCaagcataaaagaactcacacaggagagaagccattttcttgttcagaatgtgggaaatgtttcgctGGGAAAACAACACTTCTTAAACATTTGAGAATTCACACGGGAGAGAAGTCAATTCAGAGcagtaaatga
- the LOC130298968 gene encoding gastrula zinc finger protein XlCGF66.1-like isoform X1: MERDRNKMADRIINLTLQILFRLTGEDYTVVKKSSSGRCRAPVCEGWGRTLSPNPGPPPHSLIHEEMDEKKILELINKMMELLTGEVPIRCQDVAVYFSMEEWEYVEGHKDQYKDQVMMEDQQPLTSPDSCSRRSEENLISSDYKADDDITQDTYEEHSIIPDTPSALHSQDLSSHPYIQVLSSQSSQDVGQNNSNSRSVGHRRDCTR; the protein is encoded by the exons atggagagagacaggaacaagatggccgacaggatcataaacctcaccctacagatactcttccggcttactggagag gattacacagtagtgaagaagtcctctagtggacgctgtcgggcccctgtgtgtgaaggatggggaagaaccctgagcccaaacccggggcccccacctcactccctgatacatgaggaaatggatgaaaagaagatcctagaactcatcaacaagatgatggagctgctgactggagag gttcctataaggtgtcaggacgtggcggtctatttctccatggaggagtgggagtatgtagaaggacacaaggatcagtacaaggatcaggtcatgatggaggatcagcagcccctcacatcaccag attcttgtagcaggagatcagaggagaatcttatatcttcagattataaagcagatgatgatatcacacaagatacatatgaagaacattccattatcccagatacaccctcagcccttcacagccaagatctgtcatctcatccttatatacaggtcctgtcttctcagtcatcacaggatgttgggcaaaataatagtaatagtcGAAGTGTTGGACATCGAAGAGATTGTACAAggtag
- the LOC130298968 gene encoding gastrula zinc finger protein XlCGF66.1-like isoform X2, with product MERDRNKMADRIINLTLQILFRLTGEDYTVVKKSSSGRCRAPVCEGWGRTLSPNPGPPPHSLIHEEMDEKKILELINKMMELLTGEVPIRCQDVAVYFSMEEWEYVEGHKDQYKDQVMMEDQQPLTSPGLPQYSFTLLE from the exons atggagagagacaggaacaagatggccgacaggatcataaacctcaccctacagatactcttccggcttactggagag gattacacagtagtgaagaagtcctctagtggacgctgtcgggcccctgtgtgtgaaggatggggaagaaccctgagcccaaacccggggcccccacctcactccctgatacatgaggaaatggatgaaaagaagatcctagaactcatcaacaagatgatggagctgctgactggagag gttcctataaggtgtcaggacgtggcggtctatttctccatggaggagtgggagtatgtagaaggacacaaggatcagtacaaggatcaggtcatgatggaggatcagcagcccctcacatcaccag GTCTGCCACAGTACAGCTTTACTCTGCTTGAATGA